From the genome of Tepidamorphus gemmatus, one region includes:
- a CDS encoding FAD binding domain-containing protein — protein sequence MYQFNYHRPDSIRKAAALLAKHEDAKLLAGGHTLLPTMKQRLAAPSDLIDLSGIPDLSGIELKGRTLHIGAMTRHAEVAESQIVRSSIPALAKLAAGIGDPHVRHRGTIGGSVANNDPNADYPAACLGLGATIVTNKRRIAADDFFTGMFETALEPGEIITKVLFPVPRKAGYAKFANPASRYALVGVFVSKRGGEVRVAVTGAGPCVFRVPQFEAALSQRFAPKALDGLEVSAEGLNSDIHGSAEYRANLVAVMARRAVAAA from the coding sequence ATGTACCAGTTCAACTATCATCGGCCGGACTCGATCCGGAAGGCGGCCGCGCTTCTGGCCAAGCACGAGGACGCCAAGCTGCTGGCAGGCGGTCATACCCTGCTGCCGACCATGAAGCAGCGGCTCGCCGCGCCGTCCGATCTCATCGACCTGTCGGGCATCCCCGATCTGTCGGGCATCGAGCTGAAGGGACGGACGCTGCACATCGGCGCCATGACCCGGCATGCCGAGGTGGCGGAGTCGCAGATCGTGCGGTCCTCGATTCCGGCCCTCGCCAAGCTCGCCGCGGGAATCGGCGATCCCCATGTCCGACACCGCGGCACCATCGGTGGGTCCGTCGCCAACAATGATCCGAACGCCGACTATCCCGCCGCCTGTCTCGGACTTGGCGCAACCATCGTGACCAACAAGCGGCGCATCGCGGCGGACGACTTCTTCACCGGCATGTTCGAGACGGCGCTTGAGCCGGGGGAAATCATTACCAAGGTGCTGTTCCCGGTGCCGCGCAAGGCAGGCTATGCGAAATTCGCCAACCCGGCCTCGCGATATGCCCTGGTCGGAGTCTTCGTCTCCAAGCGCGGCGGCGAGGTCCGCGTCGCCGTCACCGGGGCCGGCCCCTGCGTCTTCCGCGTTCCGCAGTTCGAGGCGGCGCTGAGCCAGCGCTTCGCGCCGAAGGCGCTGGACGGCCTGGAGGTTTCGGCTGAAGGCCTGAACAGTGACATCCATGGCAGCGCCGAGTACCGGGCCAATCTGGTCGCGGTAATGGCCAGGCGCGCGGTGGCCGCCGCTTGA